Proteins found in one Nitratiruptor sp. SB155-2 genomic segment:
- a CDS encoding ArnT family glycosyltransferase, whose product MPKSNFKNLLIIIIIIQIYRFFVLLNAQIDLYVDEAYYWEWSKHLSFGYYSKPPMIAWMIALFTSICDDSQICIKFPTLIFHPLSAIIIYCIGKKLFDESVGFWSGVVYITLPAVSLSSMIISTDVLLLFFWSATLLFFIKALESDSWKYWIGAAIFAGCGLLTKYTMIIFVISVFFYLLWIRSRHLKNPKLYVTMALAALIYLPNLIWNAQHRFITFVHTKNLSEIDQSSHFHLDKLFEFLGAQFLVFGPVFFGILLYLIFLPKIIDNRYKLLYAFTLPFLTIISFQAFFSKALANWAAPTYVAATLLVAAYLIQRNHKKILKLGILINIFLALAFYHYHALAHTFHIELTKKTDPYKRVKGYHQLAKKLQPIVQRYPKTKLLFDDRTTMAEMIYYLKPHPFDAVIFNPTQQIGSQFHLSTDLQRHIGEDFIYITKFPINKAAKYFKESKLIAKIEIPLYKDYTRIYYVYYLKQFRGYQ is encoded by the coding sequence ATGCCCAAGAGCAACTTCAAAAATCTCTTAATCATTATCATTATAATACAAATCTACAGATTTTTTGTGCTACTAAACGCACAGATTGATTTATACGTCGATGAAGCCTATTACTGGGAATGGAGCAAACATTTAAGTTTTGGATACTACTCCAAGCCTCCTATGATTGCATGGATGATAGCACTCTTCACTTCCATCTGTGACGATTCCCAAATCTGTATCAAATTCCCGACTCTCATTTTTCATCCTTTAAGTGCAATTATTATCTACTGTATCGGGAAAAAACTATTTGACGAGAGCGTGGGATTTTGGAGTGGAGTTGTTTACATTACACTTCCTGCAGTGTCACTAAGTTCCATGATCATTTCAACCGATGTACTGCTCCTCTTTTTTTGGAGTGCAACGCTTCTTTTTTTCATTAAAGCATTGGAAAGTGACAGCTGGAAATATTGGATTGGAGCGGCTATTTTTGCAGGATGCGGGCTTTTAACAAAGTATACCATGATAATCTTTGTTATCAGTGTCTTTTTCTATCTTCTTTGGATACGAAGCCGCCATCTCAAAAATCCAAAACTCTACGTTACGATGGCCCTCGCGGCACTGATTTATCTGCCAAATCTTATCTGGAACGCACAGCACCGTTTCATCACATTCGTTCATACGAAAAACTTGAGTGAAATAGACCAAAGTTCCCATTTTCATCTTGATAAACTTTTTGAATTTTTAGGTGCACAGTTTCTCGTTTTTGGTCCTGTTTTCTTTGGTATTCTACTCTATCTCATTTTCCTTCCAAAAATCATCGACAATCGATATAAACTTTTGTATGCATTCACTCTTCCCTTTTTGACCATTATCTCTTTTCAAGCTTTCTTTTCCAAAGCTTTGGCAAACTGGGCCGCTCCCACATATGTAGCAGCAACCCTTTTGGTTGCAGCCTACTTAATCCAAAGAAACCACAAAAAGATCTTGAAACTTGGCATATTGATCAATATTTTCTTGGCGCTTGCTTTCTATCACTATCACGCTTTGGCGCACACCTTCCATATAGAACTTACGAAAAAAACCGATCCTTATAAAAGAGTCAAGGGATACCATCAACTGGCGAAAAAACTACAACCCATCGTACAAAGATATCCAAAAACGAAGCTGTTGTTTGACGATAGAACGACGATGGCGGAGATGATATACTATCTCAAACCCCATCCATTTGACGCCGTGATATTCAATCCAACCCAGCAAATAGGCAGTCAATTCCACCTGTCAACAGATTTGCAAAGACATATAGGGGAAGATTTTATCTATATAACAAAATTTCCAATAAATAAAGCTGCAAAATATTTTAAGGAATCGAAACTGATAGCAAAAATAGAAATTCCGCTGTATAAAGATTACACACGGATCTATTATGTCTATTATCTGAAGCAATTTAGAGGATACCAGTGA
- a CDS encoding phosphatase PAP2 family protein: MRIAFLLIAGCFIFWFFPQIDLWFSSLFFKNGVFFLKNHLILRIIYKATMILITLFTLSLALLLLIETVTKKEWVSKKILIYLLLVLLLGPGLVVNVVFKNHFGRARPSQVEQFAGTKKFTPALQIANQCKKNCSFSSGHAAAAFYFLALIPLFHGRKRRIVAALAIIWGSVVGLVRIAQGGHFLSDVYCSAVVVYLVTIFLHYLLFERKIG, encoded by the coding sequence GTGAGAATAGCTTTTTTATTGATTGCAGGATGTTTCATCTTTTGGTTCTTTCCACAAATTGATCTGTGGTTCTCTTCGCTTTTTTTCAAAAACGGTGTCTTTTTCCTAAAAAATCACTTGATTCTCCGAATCATCTATAAAGCCACAATGATTCTCATCACTCTTTTTACTCTCTCTTTAGCGTTGCTTCTGCTGATAGAAACAGTTACGAAAAAGGAGTGGGTTAGCAAAAAAATTTTGATATACCTCCTGCTTGTACTGCTCTTAGGACCAGGTCTTGTCGTCAATGTGGTCTTTAAAAACCATTTTGGTAGAGCCAGGCCTTCTCAGGTCGAACAGTTTGCTGGGACAAAAAAATTCACACCGGCACTGCAAATAGCCAACCAATGCAAAAAAAACTGCTCTTTTAGCAGTGGGCATGCCGCAGCAGCTTTTTATTTCTTAGCCCTTATCCCACTTTTTCATGGAAGAAAAAGAAGAATAGTTGCTGCACTTGCTATAATTTGGGGAAGCGTTGTAGGGCTTGTGCGTATCGCACAAGGAGGACATTTTTTGAGTGATGTATACTGCAGCGCGGTTGTTGTGTATCTAGTCACTATTTTTTTACACTATCTACTTTTTGAAAGGAAAATTGGATGA